The Phycodurus eques isolate BA_2022a chromosome 5, UOR_Pequ_1.1, whole genome shotgun sequence DNA segment AAGGGCTGATCTGTGTCCTCAACATCTCCTTCCATAAAGCCGTCTATGTGCGCACCACTTTGGACTGCTGGGCCAGCCACTTTGACCTTCTGACTGAGTACATCCCCACTTCCGGCAACGCTCACACGGACCACTTCTCCTTTAAACTCACCTTAGTGCCGCCCTTCCAGGAGCAGGGATCCCGTGTTGACTTTTGTCTGCGGTATGAGACGCCCATGGGAACTTTCTGGGCCAACAATAACAACAGAAACTATGTGCTGGTCTGTCACCAAAGAATGAAAGACCAGAAGGAGAACCACCAGAAGCAGAATAGGCAAAAGAAAAGTTGTCTGAAGACCGTGAGGTAGGCTtgtccagtgtttcccaacctttagtgggcaaaggcacatattttacagcaTTAGTAAAatatcacggcacaccaccaaacaaaaatgtcccaaaaagtatATATGTGCTGAAATAATGACAATCGCATCttattttactctgaaatgtacttagtAGTGGTGTGAAATTTGGGGCTATGGACTTGAACacagctattattctgttgtgtgAATTGCAACACAACTGCCATCTAGTGACAGATAATGTAATTGCCTGTCattatatgtcactggcatagaccGATGAACAAAGACATTGTTTGgagtaaatatttttgggaccatccatccatccatccatccattttctgagccgcttctcctcactagggtcgcgggtgtcctggagcctatcccagctatcatcgggcaggaggcggggtacaccctgaactggttgccagccaatcgcagggcacatacaaacaaacaaccattcgcactcacattcacacctacgggcaatttagagtctccaatttaatgcaggtttttgggatgtgggaggaaaccggagtgcccggagaaaacccatgcaggcatggggagaacatgcaaactccacacaggcggggctggcgattgaaccgcggtcctcagaactgtgaggctgatgctctaaccagtcggccaccgtgacgCCTTTttgggaccaattaagtgaaattaataataataataacacccACGACACACCTGGGAATCTTTaatggcacagtggttggggaTCATTCATAATCCCATGTGAAGAGTTCAGCGCTTTGACCAAACTCACTCCGACCAAGTGCGCTTACTAGAATTCCATTTTTATTACACCAATGTCTGTTAACAGCAGTAGGTACTGAACAATACTTTACTAGCGTATACAAGATGCATTTAAACTCAGTTTGTGTTACACTTCATATTTGACAGTCAAAACGTTGTGGAAGACACTAAGGAAACGCCATCCCAAAGAAATCAGTCACCAGGTACAAACCTCTTAATATCAATGGGtcgatacattaaaaaaaaaaaaaaaaaaatttctaacAGTCTTTTTATTCTCTTTAGATGTGTtaacaaatggagaaaaagtcAACAATGAGCAAGCCATTCCACCTCCTGATCAGTCAGGAGAAGATGGGGACAATTTGCAGGTACGCTGATGATCACAACTTACCAATTACTGCATAACTCGTACACTTTAGCCATTTGTGCACCACATTTACcttggattcccccccccccccccccttctctctctcccGTATGCCTTTTGGGACATCAGGGAAGCCTTGCCATCATTTGTTCATACTACCTgtatagctaaaaaaaaaaaaaaacctaaatgaTTGGACCTTGAGTTGAATAGAATTGTATATACTTACTGCAAGTAAACACACTCAGGATCCCTGGAGACATGCTGGTTGATTTTCTGGCCCACATCGAACGGGAAAACTTGTAGATTGGGTtagaatacagtatatcttttgTGATGTCAGTCCTGCAGCTTTTctaacacacattttaaacttatttttacacttgtatgacagttacatgttttaaaatgtcgTTTACAACAACTTTGcggttaataaaggttttatggtaACAGTTTAACCCTGTAACATTAGTTCTATTTCCATTAACTGccatgtgaaatgttttttttctcccaaatcaTACACAAGTTAAGGACAATCGTTTTATTTCAGCCATGTTACAGGTTGTTTATTTTAAGAATCCTGCTATGTATAAACAAGTTGTGATACATATCTCTCTTGTTGATGGACAGGCTGAGTATAGGCGAAACTGCAACCGAAGAAAGGCGGCCCGGATGGGTCGGGTGAGGGACTACTTTTCTCAAAGAGACGGCATAGTAGATGAGGAAGGAGACACACCACCTtcagaagacaaagaagaaatcCCAGTGGGGGATCAGGCAGATGAGCAATCTTTGTCCGAAGAGAAATGGAAACGTGAAGGCTCTCATGGtattatggaaaaaatattcagtgaaACGCCAACTCAACAAGACAAGACACAGGCACATATTGAACCACAGACAGCTGAGGACATCAGTTTGGGTTCATTAATAGGAGGTGACGCTAGCACAGACATGTCAAATGATGAGCCTCCTCCCACTGAACATTGCAACACGTTTGTCTCAGAGGCTGAAGACACGAGTGAGAGCTGCCTGAATCAAAGCAACGGCTCCACTTTTGAAATTGTGGTGACTCCTCTACACCGTCAGATGCTTGGCAGGAATGAAGATTGGACATGTCCACAAGAGACTGTGGGAGAAAACGGTTCAACTGGCCATGAAGTTCAAGAAAATTTGATCAGGAACAAAAATGATGTTCCACATCTGTCAACTTTTCAGAATCTGTTTAGTGATGACCGAGCTCGCCAGGCCAGTTTGGAGCATGCAGACTGGTACGATACAGAAGACGCTTCGATGAAATCAACAGAGAACCATGAACaacttcagaaaatggatttacCATCACGACTCTCACAACCAATTCAGGTACTAACATGTCTGCCAATCAATGAATTGTCAGGTGGAAACAAAAATGCTGTGTCACTTCTGTCCCCTTTTCAGAATCTGTTTAGCGTAGATGACCAGACCAGTTTGGAGTGTGCAGACTGGTCCTGTACAGAAGATTCTGATGCACAATCAGTGGAAAATACACAGAACCATGAGCaaattttggaaaatgtgaTCACCAACTCAACTAAAGAGTGCTTTGATGCCAGTTTGAATGTTCCTCTTTCTGAAGATGACACTTGGAAATCAGAGGGCTCACAAACCCTTCAGGTACCAACATGTTTGCCAATTCATAAACCTTCAGGTAAAACCAAATATGATGTCGCACTTTTGTCACCTTTTCAGAGTCAAACAGAGCTTGTTAGCGACAGTGTAGATCACCTGGCTAGTTTGGAGACGGCAGACTggtcagatacagaagatgctGTAATGaaatcaaaaaacaacacacagaacCATGAACAACTTGAGAAAAATTTGATCAAGAACTCAACGgaagagtgctttgacgccaaTTTGAAAGCTCCTCTTCCTGAGGACGACGCTTGGAATGGTGCCTGATGATGCCTTTGAAAGTAAATTATCagatcaaacaaatataaacataaCAGAGAGGCACACAGATACGGATTTACTATCAGAGGACTCACATTGTCTGAGCTTTGAACCAGACACCATTCAGGTGCCAACATGTCCGCCAATACATGAGTCTGCAGGTGGAACCAAAAATGATGTCCCTCTTCTGTCAGCTTTTCAGACTCAATCGGAGCCTGTTAGCGATGACGTAGCTCACCGGGCCCGTTTGGATCTTGCAGATGAGTCAAATCGAGAAGATTCGGTGGCAGAATCAAGTATTTCCCCTTCAGAAGCTTTAAACCATCCCGAAGTTTCCAGTTACACAGGCACTAACAGACCGGAGACGGAAGTGTCTGTCAGATCGCCGCGGACTTTTCTTGGAACTCAGACGGAAACGTGTTGCATTGGCACAGGGCACCGTTTAGATGAGGATGAACGTGACCTGATGACAAAAGTGTTGATGTGCAACGACCACTCACAAGAAATCCATCAGGAGCCTTTAAGCAATCCAGAGGTAGATGTGGTACGAAACTGGGAGACCatggtggaggaagaggaagttAACATATTAGAGGAGGGGATCCAGAACTGTCCAGGAGAAGAGAAACCTGATGACCTGAAGGAAGAAATTCAGGAGGTCACATCTCCAGAGGTGGAAGAGCCTGAAAATGTATTTCCGTGCCAGAACAAGACAATAAAGGGAGAAAAAGAACATGAGATGATTTTTGAAGATCGTGAAGCTGAAGAACACTTTGTGGAGATGCAGGTAGTCAAATTGGGGGtggagatgtgggaggaggAGGTCAATGATAAAGATAGGGTGGATGCAAAATTGAAAGATCAGGAGCGAGTTGTAGATCTAGGGAATAAAGAGCAGGAAATTTCAGTTGATGAGGCAGAAGGCGAAGACATCAGGTGGTCAGAATTCGATCAAAGCAAGCTTGAGGATGCTGGCTTGAGTCATCTGGGTGAGGGTGATGAATCCGTAGAAGATACCACTGAACAGAATCCAGATGACAAGGTTCTCCATGATGAAGAAGACAAGACTGTGACTCGTGAGGAGAGTGACGACGGGCTATGCAACTTCACCGAGGAAGCCGAGAGCGACAACGCCTCAGCAGAGTCCGACTCGGACGACGAGGTGGAGCTCTACATGCACTGCCTGCGTGCGGTCCATACCAAAGACCAGAGCACTGAGACGGGTTTCAGCCTGAGCAAGAGACCCTCTCTGAGCAGGAGCAAACCGCTCTCCTCGCTCATGCCGTCCATCAGTGAGTCAGTGGATGAGGAACATGTTGGCTCCCTTCAAGATGGCCGTGAAGACACGCAAGTGGACGACACAGCTCAGTCGCAGCCGAGTGGACCTAAAAGCACAGGCGGAAACGTGGCAAGGTGGCGAGAGACCTGTTCCTGCAGGTCTATCTCCAAAACGTTGTTGTATGCCACCTTGTTAGCGGTGTTTGTTGTCACGGCCTATTATTACGATTTTCTTGCCTGTTTTGGCCTCTACTTGATTTCTGTGGTGTGGCTCTTTTGTCAAGGAGAGAAACAGCCAATTAAAGACAACTCAATAGGCTAAattccatttgaaaaatatatcacaGTTCTTTGATATTCCCATGCAACATTCACATCTGTATtgtttgtgacaaaaaaataaacatgctctTTTTATGCGGTACTCTTTTTATGCGGTACTGTATCTTCCAGACCTCGCCCGCAATAAGTAAAATCAGAGATATAGAAATTCCCTATTTAAATACatcttaaacatgtttttataggatTTATGAcactttaaaacaatacaaacgtTTGAACACGTTGAGAGAGATCAAGAGCAATGCATAACACAAAGATATTGTACAAACACTATGGAATAAGAGTTAACAActaacactgacaaaaaaacaaaagtgcgaTATAGCAGGACCCGAAAGCCTGAACCGTGATAtagtgagggattactgtattagacttttttttatatactcatGCCCAAGAAAGAATCCTATTGACATTTGAACTATATCCTAAACAATACACTTGATGTAACACATTTCAACCCGTTAGCTGAATTAGTGGCTTCTGCCTAGACAGATGGCGTACTTCAATTTATCTGGCTTCAGTGCATTGTCCACTTGAATAACTAAAATGCCATACCCTTATTAATGCCTCCTTccgagaaaaataaaataaaacaataaaattaccTTGTCGGATAACCACCAAGTTGCTTAGCACAACACACTGCCTTCACCCCAGACCTGGCATCTGTAAACGTTTACGGTGGAAGAGGAAAGTCCTTTATTTAGCAGGAGTgaaattattgtaaaaatgaagCTTTACAGAATTAACACCTTACCCATAACTATGAGGTAATACAATATAAGCCAACTATCTTAACACTTTCTCGCAGATGACTTGTATTCTATACACAGGCACATcctttataaaatgtaaatgaaagcTCACTGGTGTGCACTGTGCATGCATTGACACTTGTATGATCAGATGTGTTGTACAGGCTGTTTGCAAAACATTGtgcaattatatttttaaattgacacGTGTATGATCAGATGTGTTGTACGGGCTGTTTGGAAAACATTGTGCAATTATAGTTTTACCAACGCATATTTCATTATATAATACAGGAGGTActacatacaatatgtatgctATATTGAAACATGtctattaataaaaatgtaagtgcCCATTGTCTTAGCAACTTATTAAGTGGGCCTTAAGTCTCGATtatttgttcacattttctacaattttgaaatgttcaCCCAAAAAAACCGCATAACTACCTTGTGATCTGACATCATACAGTAATAAAAGTAAATGTCTCCACTGTTAGATAGCCTACAATGAAACATTGTAAACTTGGGATGATTATCATTTTAAACTCGAACGTCCGTTGGAAAGTTGCTTCATAATGCTCATCAATACGGGTACGGTTTTATGGGTTTGATAAGATTTATGGTTGTGTTTGTCTCTCTAAATTGACTTTGTTGTTTTGGGCCATATAAATGTGAGGAAACATCAGCATTTAGCGAGCTAACAATGTCATTGGCAAATGTTGCCATTTATCGACTATTTTTGTGGGTAGATTATTATCTACAAGTCTTGTTTGCCGTTGCATTTATGGAGTTTGAGTTCCAGATTTACGTGGTGCCTTGAATGTGATACACGAGAAGCAAGAGTTTCCTGGCTCGTGATTGGATATCATACTGTCACTTCTGTGGGCATGTGTGCCACGCTCAACCAATCAGCTTGCTTGTTCTTGGTAGGTGTGCGCCGCCGGCTCGCCGGTAGTTAAAGCAGCTgagtttgggggtggggggcttatCGAGGAAGCAAGTCACCAGCAGCCGAGTCCACCAGACCGCTGCGATGGACCCCAGCGACGATGTTGAGACGGGGGAGACTGAGAGACACGCGGCACTCTTCTACGTGCCAATTCCAGACGCGTCCCCGACTAAGAACGAACAGGAGAAGCTGTCTGGGGTGGTGAAAAACGTCCACCGAAAGCTCCGCAGGAAATATAGAGAAGGTGAGGCCCGCTCGTCCGCAGTTTCGGCCAACCGAATGCTAGCTTCCCGGAACGACAACAACTTCACCTTCATGT contains these protein-coding regions:
- the LOC133403226 gene encoding uncharacterized protein LOC133403226 isoform X2, whose translation is MSLDRQRRRNHLPVHTLRPSAIMELEGQAKPSRAFRLLGPGPDMDEDESEVVISIRPKSSPLPRRRNSVSDEDSESELLPCGSRRVSFADAKGLSLVQVKEFDLWDVPKLPGMESQEGDGISTEEYSLSPLTFQSPLSPEDLLVRVQEQKIELESLELIPGTTTLKGLICVLNISFHKAVYVRTTLDCWASHFDLLTEYIPTSGNAHTDHFSFKLTLVPPFQEQGSRVDFCLRYETPMGTFWANNNNRNYVLVCHQRMKDQKENHQKQNRQKKSCLKTVSQNVVEDTKETPSQRNQSPDVLTNGEKVNNEQAIPPPDQSGEDGDNLQAEYRRNCNRRKAARMGRVRDYFSQRDGIVDEEGDTPPSEDKEEIPVGDQADEQSLSEEKWKREGSHGIMEKIFSETPTQQDKTQAHIEPQTAEDISLGSLIGGDASTDMSNDEPPPTEHCNTFVSEAEDTSESCLNQSNGSTFEIVVTPLHRQMLGRNEDWTCPQETVGENGSTGHEVQENLIRNKNDVPHLSTFQNLFSDDRARQASLEHADWYDTEDASMKSTENHEQLQKMDLPSRLSQPIQNLFSVDDQTSLECADWSCTEDSDAQSVENTQNHEQILENVITNSTKECFDASLNVPLSEDDTWKSEGSQTLQSQTELVSDSVDHLASLETADWSDTEDAVMKSKNNTQNHEQLEKNLIKNSTEECFDANLKAPLPEDDAWNGA
- the LOC133403226 gene encoding uncharacterized protein LOC133403226 isoform X1 — encoded protein: MSLDRQRRRNHLPVHTLRPSAIMELEGQAKPSRAFRLLGPGPDMDEDESEVVISIRPKSSPLPRRRNSVSDEDSESELLPCGSRRVSFADAKGLSLVQVKEFDLWDVPKLPGMESQEGDGISTEEYSLSPLTFQSPLSPEDLLVRVQEQKIELESLELIPGTTTLKGLICVLNISFHKAVYVRTTLDCWASHFDLLTEYIPTSGNAHTDHFSFKLTLVPPFQEQGSRVDFCLRYETPMGTFWANNNNRNYVLVCHQRMKDQKENHQKQNRQKKSCLKTVSQNVVEDTKETPSQRNQSPDVLTNGEKVNNEQAIPPPDQSGEDGDNLQAEYRRNCNRRKAARMGRVRDYFSQRDGIVDEEGDTPPSEDKEEIPVGDQADEQSLSEEKWKREGSHGIMEKIFSETPTQQDKTQAHIEPQTAEDISLGSLIGGDASTDMSNDEPPPTEHCNTFVSEAEDTSESCLNQSNGSTFEIVVTPLHRQMLGRNEDWTCPQETVGENGSTGHEVQENLIRNKNDVPHLSTFQNLFSDDRARQASLEHADWYDTEDASMKSTENHEQLQKMDLPSRLSQPIQNLFSVDDQTSLECADWSCTEDSDAQSVENTQNHEQILENVITNSTKECFDASLNVPLSEDDTWKSEGSQTLQVPTCLPIHKPSGKTKYDVALLSPFQSQTELVSDSVDHLASLETADWSDTEDAVMKSKNNTQNHEQLEKNLIKNSTEECFDANLKAPLPEDDAWNGA